Proteins encoded by one window of Xanthomonas sp. DAR 80977:
- a CDS encoding glycosyl hydrolase family 18 protein — protein sequence MNFEIATWYDTWNGTGADNLAQGKVPLGYASRYNLAFGEFVQTGNGYTLDLNAQYAAQNLAQLKAQAPAALVYAGLGDTGLAATVADNRDNANRSTANIVAYLQQQGLNGISIDAEGDGMPSVVELLSQLGPSFKAAGLGIAVSVPWPGDGPAGLYGDGAVAAFNQYVDATELQDYSSLGTPQDAQVWIQAGVRADILMGGVATENGGVQTSLEDTAAWTSYALQNGLRGMFSWRLDNDHGQDGQEEDVDPTFTGAKTIYDTVHPSSGGAHPAD from the coding sequence ATGAACTTCGAGATCGCGACCTGGTACGACACGTGGAACGGCACCGGCGCCGACAATCTAGCGCAAGGCAAGGTGCCGCTGGGCTATGCCAGCCGCTACAACCTGGCCTTCGGCGAATTCGTCCAGACCGGCAACGGCTACACGCTTGACCTCAATGCGCAGTACGCGGCGCAGAACCTCGCCCAGCTCAAGGCGCAGGCGCCGGCCGCGCTGGTCTATGCCGGGCTGGGCGACACCGGCCTGGCGGCGACGGTGGCGGACAACCGCGACAACGCCAATCGCTCCACCGCCAACATCGTGGCCTATCTGCAGCAGCAAGGGCTCAACGGCATCAGCATCGACGCCGAAGGCGACGGCATGCCCTCGGTGGTGGAACTGCTGTCGCAGCTCGGCCCGAGCTTCAAGGCGGCCGGACTCGGCATCGCGGTGTCGGTGCCGTGGCCGGGCGACGGTCCCGCCGGGCTCTACGGCGATGGCGCGGTGGCCGCGTTCAACCAGTACGTCGATGCCACCGAACTGCAGGACTATTCGTCGCTGGGCACGCCGCAGGATGCACAGGTATGGATCCAGGCCGGAGTGCGCGCCGACATCCTGATGGGCGGGGTGGCGACCGAGAACGGCGGCGTGCAGACCTCGCTCGAAGACACTGCCGCCTGGACCAGCTATGCGCTGCAGAACGGCTTGCGCGGCATGTTCAGCTGGAGGCTCGACAACGACCACGGGCAGGACGGCCAGGAAGAGGACGTGGACCCGACCTTCACCGGGGCGAAGACCATCTACGACACCGTCCATCCGTCGTCCGGCGGGGCGCACCCGGCGGATTAG